The following nucleotide sequence is from Actinomycetota bacterium.
ACCGTCAGTGGATGCTCCCACTGCACCCAGATCGCGTACGAGCCGGGGTGGTACGCCTCGCTCCTCGCCTTCTCGCGGGGCGGCGAGATCGTCTGGTTCGGCGGAGCCGCGTCCCTCACAGCGTAGCCCGGGATCCCCCTCGCGGGCTTACGGGGTCGGAGTCGGCCGGGAACGCGCCTCCCTCGAGGTGACTCCCGCGCCGCCTCCGGCCCGATACACATCTTCCACGACGAGTCCTATCGCGCGGGGATGGCCGACCCCGCGCCGGTATCGAGCCCCTCGTTCGCCTGCGTCTGACCGTCCCCGATCGCGCGGCGTCGCGCGGCGAGCAGGGTGAGCCCGAGCGCGACGGCCACGAGCCCGCTGATCGCGAACCCGACCCGGGCGCCCAGGTGCTCGCCGATCACGCCGGCGATCGGAGCGCCGATCGGGGTCGAGCCGAGGAAGACGATGCCGTACAGCGCCATCACCCGTCCTCTCGCCTCAGGCCGGGCGTTGAGCTGCAGCATCGTGTTGCCGGTGATCATGAACGCCATGATCGTGAAGCCCATGGGGATCATCGCCGCGCCGGCGAGCCAGAGCGTCGGCGCGAGCCCGGGCACCACGAGCGAGACGCCGGCGGCGACGGCCCACATGGCGAGGTCGCGCATGCGCGGCTCGGAGACGCGGCTCGCCATCACGATCGCCCCGAGGAAGGATCCGACGCCGGCGAGGGCCGAGAGCGCGCCGAACGTGCCCGCGTCGCCGCCGAACGTACGCTCAGCGAGCAGCGGAACGAACACCGCGAAGTTGAACGAGACCGTGAACACCACTGCCATCGCGAGCAGCGGGCGTCGAAGCTCGTCGGTCGCCCACACGTACCTCAGACCTGCGACGAGGTGACCTCGCTCCCGCGTCGAGCGCTTCTGCGGATGCAGCTCGGCGGGGCGCATCGCCGCCAGCGCGATCAGCACGGCCGCGTACGACAACCCGTCGATCAGGAAGCACGTCGCGATGCCGACCGTCGCGATCAGCACCCCGGCGATCGCGGGGCCGAAGATGCGCGAGCCGGTGAACGCCGCGGAGTTCAGGCTCACCGCGTTGCGGACGTGTTCCTCGCCGACCATCTCGATGTAGAAGCTCTGCCGTGACGGGTTGTCGATCGCCGTGACGACCCCCGACGCCAGCGAGAGCGCATAGACCATCCAGAGCACGGCGACGTCGGACGCGACGAGCGCCCAGAGCGCGAGTGCGACGACGCCGTAAGCGGCCTGCGTGAGCATCAGGATGTGCCGCTTGTCGAAGCGGTCGGCGAGCACGCCGCCGTAGGCACCGAGCAGCAGCACGGGCAGGAAGTAGAGAGCGACGTTCGCACCGAGCGCCGTGCCGCTGTCGGTGAGCTGCAACACGAGCCAGGCGCTCGCGGTGAAGTTCATCCACGTGCCGATCGCCGAGACCGTCTGGCCGAACAGGTACAGGCGGAAGTTGCGCGACGTGCGCACCGACGAGAACGTGCGGCCGATCGCCGCGGTCACCTTGGGGCTCACGACCCCGCCTCGGTGATGCGGTCGAGGATCTCAGCCGCACGCTCCAGCGTGGCGAGATCCTCGGCATCGAGCTTGCGCAGCCGCTGGGCGAGGTATCGATCGGTGCGGCGGCGGACCGTGCGCATCAAGGAACGGCCCGTGGGCGTGAGCTGCACCCATGCGATGCGGCGGTCCGCCGGGTCGGGGGTGCGTTCGACGAGACCCTCATCGACGAGGGCGCCCAGGATGCGCGTCACCGTGGGCTTGCGAACCTGCTCGTGCGCGGCCAGGGCGCCGGCGGTCATCGGGCCGTGGCGCTCGATCGTGGAGAGTGCGGCCAGCAGGGTGGGCGAGATGCCGGCCTGGCTCTCACGCCGCAGGGTTCGTGAGGCGCGGAACACCGACAGTCGCAGGTGGGAGGCGAGGCCTGGGAGGTCGATGGCGGGGGGTGCGGCGGGCATGACCTCCACGATAGTTCACGTCGCTAACTACCGTCACACCCGTGCTGCCGATCCGTGGGTCCGCGCCCGAGCGAGACTATCGTGGCGGTTCGGCGAGCCCGACCCAACGCAGGCATCGGAGAGACGCGCGATGGATCCGAGGCATAACGGACACGGGAAGCGCGAGACACCCGGCGTCGCCCGGCGGTGGCGGATCGCGATCGTGATCGCGATCGTGCTGCTCCTCGCGCTGGCGCTCGTCGGCGGCTTCCTCTTCCTCACCGGCAACGACGATCCAGAGCCTTCGCCGACGCCCGTCGCCGGTGGCGCGGTCCACGTCGTGGACCTCCCGGCTCGGCGTGGTTCCGGGGGTAGGGTCGAGGTCATGAACCATGCCGACCACGAGCCCGGCACGGTTGAGGAGTGCCCGGACTGCCGGGCCCTGGCCGTGGAGCCCGGGTGGTACAAGTCGCTGCGCGAGGAACGCGTGTCGGCAGCCCGCCTCGACCGGGTGCGCGTGCCCAAGGCCGGCGAGGCCGACGTCGACGTCGTGATGGCCGAGGTTCCCGCCCGACCCGACGTCGAGGTTCTCGACCTCGAGACCGCCCACCGAGACGAGTAGCACACCGTCGGTACCCTTGCTGCCGTGACCCGCGACTGGAACGCCGCCGCGTACGACCGGCTGCCGATCCCGATGACGCGGTGGGGCGAGACCGTGCTCGGATGGCTCGCTCTCGAGGGCGACGAACGCGTGCTCGACGCCGGGTGCGGCACCGGGCAGGTCACCGCGGCGCTGCTCGAGCGGCTCCCGAGTGGCGAGGTGGTCGCCCTCGACGGCTCCGCCTCGATGATCGACCGGGCACGTGAGCGACTGGGCGAGGATCGCGTGGCCTACGTCGTTGCCGACCTGCAGCGCCCGCTGCCGATCGAGGAACCGGTCGACGCGGTGCTGTCGACGTCGACGTTCCACTGGGTGCTCGACCACGACTCCCTGTTCCGTAACCTCGCAGACGTGATGCGCGCGGGAGCGCAGCTCGCCGCTCAATGCGGGGGTGAAGGCAACATCGCTTCGGTCGAGGCGGCGCTGCGCGACATGGGCGAGGGGTTCGTCGGCCACAAGCACTTCGCAGGCCCAGACGAGACCCGGACGCGCCTCGAGGCCGCCGGCTTCGTGGACGTACAGACCTGGCTGCACGAGGAACCCTCGCCGGTGCCCGGGGAGGACCTCGAGCCCTACCTCGAGGCGATCTGCCTGGGCGATCACGTGGAGGGCATGGCGGAGGACGAACGTCGCCGCTTCGTGCACGAGGTGGCGACGCGGATGCCCGCGCCCGTGATCGATTACGTCCGGCTGAACATCCGGGCTCGACGGGGTCGGTCAGTTCCCGAGTAGTCCATACCAGACGAATCCGGCGAGCGCGCTGACGGCGATCACGGGCAGCACCTTCCAACGGAAGCGCCACAGACCCACGAACGCGACCGCGGCGACGGCCGTCGCGAAGACGTCGATGCTCGACCACACCGGCGAGGGAACGTCGAACCGGCCGAGCAGCCTGGCCGTGCCCACGTCCTCGAACAGAGTCGCGATCGCGAACGTCACGGCGAGGTTGGCGATCACGCCGACCACCGCGGCCGTCACCGTCTCGAACGCGGCGGCGAGACGACGGTTCTCGCGAAGCCCCTCGACGTACGGCGCGCCGAGGAAGATCCATAGGAAGCAGGGCGCGAACGTTGCCCACACCGCCACGAGCGCGCCGAGGGTGCCGGCGACGAGCGGATCCAGCTCCCCAGGGTTCTGATACGCGCCCACGAACCCGACGAACTCGAGCACCATGATCAGCGGGCCCGGGGTGCTCTCCGCGAGGCCCAAGCCGACGACCATCTGACCGGGCAGCAGCCATCCGTAGGTCTGCACCGCCGCGACGTTCACGTAGGCGAGCACCGCGTAGGCACCACCGAACGTGACGAGCGAGGCCCGGGTGAAGAACCACCCCATCTCGGTGAGGGTGTCGCCGGGTCCACGCCAGGCGGCGACCAGCGCGATCGGCACGAGCCAGACGAGGAGGCCGAGCATCAGGGTGCGCACAGCCCCCGCCCTCGAGGGCACCGTGTGGGCAGCCCGCGGGGCATCGTCACGGATCGCGATACGTTCCTGCTCCTCGAGCTGGTGGGCGACGCCGACGTCGAAGAGGTCGGGACGGACCGGGCCGCCCGCGAAGCCGATCAGCAGGGCTCCGAGCACGATCAGCGGAAACGGCACGTGGACCACGAGGATCGCGACGAAGGCTCCGATCGCCACGGCCAGCATGAGGCCGTTCGCGAGCGCCCTCCTGCCGATGCGGATCGTCGCGGCGGCCACGATCGCGATCACCGCCGGCGCGAGCCCGGCGAAGATCGCGCTCACCCACGTGACGTCGCCGTGCACGGCGTAGAGCCAGCTCAGGCCGAACATCACGAACACGCTCGGCAGCACGAACATCACGCCGGCGACGAGCCCGCCCTTCACGCGATGCAGGAGCCAGCCGATGTAGATGGCGAGCTGCTGGGCCTCGGGGCCGGGCAGCAGCATGCAGAAATTCAGGGCGTGGAGGAACCGGCCGTTCGACACCCACTTCCGGCGATCGACGACCTCCTCGTGCATCAAGGAGATCTGGCCTGCCGGCCCACCGAAGTTGATGAACCCGAGCTTGGTCCAGAAGCGGGCAGCCTCCCTGAACGAGACGCCGTGCTCGTGGGGGTCGGCCATGGTCACGGGGCGAGTCTATGGGCCTCGGGTGAGAGGCCGAGCCTTCCATTGGCTTTGGCCGGCGACTTGGCAGGGATCTCCGTGTTCCCACGCAGGCAGAACTACGGAGGTCCTTGCCAAGCTGCGTCGAGCGAACGCCACCCCGTCCCTCGGTCCGGCCGAAGCCCGACCGGGGCCGACCCCGCTGACGGCCCTCTAGATGAACAGCGAGACAGCGGCGTCACGCATGTTCGCGAGCGCGGTCGCCGCGCCGATCGGCTCCTCGAGCCCGTCGATCAGGTCGGACCGCTTCAGCCCGAGCAAGTCCATCGTCATCTGGCACGGGATCAGCCGCACGCCGAGGTCCTGCGCGGTCTCGATCAACTCCTCGGGCGCTGCGACCCGGCGATCGCCGGCGAGCTTCTTGAACATCGCCGGTCCGGCACCGGCGAAGTTGTAGTGCGACAGCTTCGCCTTCTGCGCCGATCCGGGGTTCATCGCGCTCATCATCTTCTGCATCCAGTTGTCGCCTGTGAGGCGCACCCCGGGCTTCACGATCGCGAACAGGCCCCAGAAGGTAAAGAACACCGTCGACTCCATGCCGCTGGCGGCGGCCGTGGTGGCGAGGATCGTGGTCGGCCAGATGCGGTCGAGGTCCCCGCCCCAGGCGATGATCGTCAGCTTGTTCGTCTTCTTGACGGCGCCCGATGACGCCTCTTCCAGCGCCTCGATGCGAGCCAGGAGCTCGGCGTAGGTCGGCTCGGCTCCCTCGAGCACCCGGTCCTCGGTCGTGGCCACGTCAGACCTTCCGCACGAGGTAGCGGTATTCGCCGTCGGCCTCGTTCGACTCGAGCAATTCGTTGCCGCTGATCTCGGCCCAGCTCGGGATGTCGGAGCGAGAGCCAGGATCGGTCGCGAGCAACTCAAGCAGGTCGCCCGAGGACGCTTCCTTCAGCGCCTTGGCGAGGGTGACGAGCGGCCCGGGGCACGACTGGCCCCTGGCATCGACGATGGTGGAAACGGTCGTGAACACGGGTGCACCTCCGGTGCGGTGGTGGGACGAGGAGCGGAGCGGTGGAGCGCGCGGCGCGAAGCGCCGTCCCTGGTCAGCAGGAACAGCAGATGCGATCGGGGATCATGGCCCCCACGATGCCGGCTTCGCGCGTGCAGATCATTTGCAGGTGCAACAGTTTAGACCACCCCGGTGTTCCCGGGCAAACGAATGACCGGAGCCCGTATCGCGGTAGGCTGGCCACACATGAGGCGCTGATCCGACTAGGACCGCTCGTCGCGTGCCGGGGATTCGGCGCGCCCGTCCACCGGAGTCGTCTCGTGTCCAGTTCCTCGTCTCAACTCTCAGCCCGTTCCGTGTCCAAATCGCTTGGCGGCATCGTCGTGCTCGATGACGTCACTCTGCGGGTCGGACCTCGCTCGCGGATCGGACTACTCGGGCCGAACGGGGTGGGCAAGTCCACGTTGCTGCGGATCCTCGCGGGCGTCGAGGTGCCGGACGAGGGGCAGGTCGAACGCTCTCCTGCATCCCTCACCGTGGGGCTGCTCGATCAGGAGCCGGGCGGGGCCGCGGGGGAGACCGTGGACACCTTCCTCGCGAGGCGCACGGGCATCGACACCTTAGCCGCCACTCTCGAGGCCGCCTCGGCGGCGATGTCGGACGACCTCACGAGCATCGAAGCGTACACGGAGGCGCTCGAACGGTTCGACCGGCTCGGGGGACACGACTTCGATAGCCGAGCTTCGGCGATGGCAGCCGAGCTCGGACTGCCCGATCTCCAGACCCCGATGGACACCCTGTCGGGAGGACAACGCACCCGTGCGGCGCTGGCGGCGATCGAACTCGCTCGCGTCGACGTGCTCCTGCTCGACGAGCCGACGAACGACCTCGACGCCGAGGCGCTCTCGCGGCTCGAAGCGTTCGTACAGGCGTTCCCCGGTGGCATCGTCGTGGTCTCACACGATCGAGCTTTCCTCGATACCTGCCTGCACGGCTTCCTGGAGTTGGATGCCTTCACGCGCCGGGCCAGCGGGTTCACCGGCACGTTTAGCGAGTACGTGGCCGAACGCGAGCAACGACGCAGACAGCAGCGCATCGCCCACGACGCCGCGGTGGCGG
It contains:
- a CDS encoding MFS transporter, coding for MSPKVTAAIGRTFSSVRTSRNFRLYLFGQTVSAIGTWMNFTASAWLVLQLTDSGTALGANVALYFLPVLLLGAYGGVLADRFDKRHILMLTQAAYGVVALALWALVASDVAVLWMVYALSLASGVVTAIDNPSRQSFYIEMVGEEHVRNAVSLNSAAFTGSRIFGPAIAGVLIATVGIATCFLIDGLSYAAVLIALAAMRPAELHPQKRSTRERGHLVAGLRYVWATDELRRPLLAMAVVFTVSFNFAVFVPLLAERTFGGDAGTFGALSALAGVGSFLGAIVMASRVSEPRMRDLAMWAVAAGVSLVVPGLAPTLWLAGAAMIPMGFTIMAFMITGNTMLQLNARPEARGRVMALYGIVFLGSTPIGAPIAGVIGEHLGARVGFAISGLVAVALGLTLLAARRRAIGDGQTQANEGLDTGAGSAIPAR
- a CDS encoding MarR family transcriptional regulator, which produces MPAAPPAIDLPGLASHLRLSVFRASRTLRRESQAGISPTLLAALSTIERHGPMTAGALAAHEQVRKPTVTRILGALVDEGLVERTPDPADRRIAWVQLTPTGRSLMRTVRRRTDRYLAQRLRKLDAEDLATLERAAEILDRITEAGS
- a CDS encoding methyltransferase domain-containing protein, yielding MTRDWNAAAYDRLPIPMTRWGETVLGWLALEGDERVLDAGCGTGQVTAALLERLPSGEVVALDGSASMIDRARERLGEDRVAYVVADLQRPLPIEEPVDAVLSTSTFHWVLDHDSLFRNLADVMRAGAQLAAQCGGEGNIASVEAALRDMGEGFVGHKHFAGPDETRTRLEAAGFVDVQTWLHEEPSPVPGEDLEPYLEAICLGDHVEGMAEDERRRFVHEVATRMPAPVIDYVRLNIRARRGRSVPE
- the chrA gene encoding chromate efflux transporter is translated as MADPHEHGVSFREAARFWTKLGFINFGGPAGQISLMHEEVVDRRKWVSNGRFLHALNFCMLLPGPEAQQLAIYIGWLLHRVKGGLVAGVMFVLPSVFVMFGLSWLYAVHGDVTWVSAIFAGLAPAVIAIVAAATIRIGRRALANGLMLAVAIGAFVAILVVHVPFPLIVLGALLIGFAGGPVRPDLFDVGVAHQLEEQERIAIRDDAPRAAHTVPSRAGAVRTLMLGLLVWLVPIALVAAWRGPGDTLTEMGWFFTRASLVTFGGAYAVLAYVNVAAVQTYGWLLPGQMVVGLGLAESTPGPLIMVLEFVGFVGAYQNPGELDPLVAGTLGALVAVWATFAPCFLWIFLGAPYVEGLRENRRLAAAFETVTAAVVGVIANLAVTFAIATLFEDVGTARLLGRFDVPSPVWSSIDVFATAVAAVAFVGLWRFRWKVLPVIAVSALAGFVWYGLLGN
- a CDS encoding DsrE/DsrF/DrsH-like family protein, whose product is MATTEDRVLEGAEPTYAELLARIEALEEASSGAVKKTNKLTIIAWGGDLDRIWPTTILATTAAASGMESTVFFTFWGLFAIVKPGVRLTGDNWMQKMMSAMNPGSAQKAKLSHYNFAGAGPAMFKKLAGDRRVAAPEELIETAQDLGVRLIPCQMTMDLLGLKRSDLIDGLEEPIGAATALANMRDAAVSLFI
- a CDS encoding sulfurtransferase TusA family protein, which gives rise to MFTTVSTIVDARGQSCPGPLVTLAKALKEASSGDLLELLATDPGSRSDIPSWAEISGNELLESNEADGEYRYLVRKV